In Deltaproteobacteria bacterium, the sequence CCAGGCCAGCCCCGCCTCCAACTACGGCACCGACACCAGCATGCAGGTGGTGCCGCCCTGGAGCGGCGCGCCCGCGGGCAACGTGCTGGTCAAGTTCGACCTGTCCAGCCTGCCGGCCAACGCGGTGATCCGCAGCGTCACCCTCACCGCCACCGCCAGCACCGGCTTCGCCTACGGCGGCGACGGCAACGTGT encodes:
- a CDS encoding DNRLRE domain-containing protein, whose protein sequence is MAGGSATVDACGFCAGGTTNRNPCGVATLGVVADTWVSQASPASNYGTDTSMQVVPPWSGAPAGNVLVKFDLSSLPANAVIRSVTLTATASTGFAYGGDGNV